One region of Patescibacteria group bacterium genomic DNA includes:
- the tpiA gene encoding triose-phosphate isomerase yields MKRIIIGNWKMNLTAKQSEILINRLVENTERPSADIVLCPNFVQLANINMLLKAKPGNKFKLGVQNINNHDLGAFTGEVSAPMIKGLASYAIVGHSERRVNFGETDEMISKKVSACLRNKIIPILCVGENLHERQEGLAKRTVLDQLEEDLSEITSAESAKIVIAYEPVWAIGTGKTASPYDVEDMLEGIYRYLVNKYTEPRADKISLLYGGSINAENAKSFLDLNKSGGLLVGGASLNYKAFSSICQLG; encoded by the coding sequence ATGAAGAGAATTATAATCGGCAACTGGAAGATGAATCTGACTGCCAAGCAATCAGAAATATTAATAAACAGGCTAGTAGAAAACACCGAAAGGCCATCTGCAGATATCGTGCTTTGCCCTAACTTTGTCCAGCTTGCTAATATTAATATGTTACTCAAGGCGAAGCCGGGTAATAAATTTAAGCTTGGCGTACAAAATATCAATAATCATGACTTAGGAGCATTCACCGGTGAAGTCAGCGCCCCTATGATCAAGGGTTTAGCCAGCTATGCGATTGTAGGGCACTCCGAGAGGAGGGTTAACTTTGGTGAGACAGATGAGATGATATCAAAAAAGGTTTCAGCCTGTTTACGCAATAAAATAATCCCGATACTCTGTGTCGGCGAGAACTTACACGAAAGACAAGAGGGTTTAGCAAAGCGAACTGTCCTGGACCAGCTCGAGGAGGACCTATCCGAGATAACATCAGCCGAATCAGCCAAAATAGTGATTGCTTACGAGCCAGTATGGGCAATAGGTACTGGCAAAACAGCTAGTCCTTATGATGTAGAGGATATGCTAGAGGGTATCTATCGGTACTTAGTTAACAAATATACTGAGCCTCGGGCAGACAAAATAAGCCTTCTTTATGGTGGCAGTATCAATGCTGAAAATGCTAAGAGCTTCTTGGATCTGAATAAATCTGGAGGGTTATTGGTGGGCGGGGCCAGCCTCAACTATAAGGCTTTTAGTAGTATTTGCCAGCTGGGATAG
- a CDS encoding inorganic diphosphatase, which translates to MTELSYGEKSPEVVNLVIEIRKGEKNKYEYDKETGRLFLDRVNGTALGYPTDYGFVPNTLCDDGDPLDGLLIIDESVPHGTVVPARPIGVLYMIDDGEGDEKLICVAADDVSKDHIKDLSDLGENFPKVIEHFYTHYKDWKNNWSGVSVSFNGWGDAQAAKKVIAESIASAKKSG; encoded by the coding sequence ATGACCGAACTTAGCTATGGCGAAAAGTCACCAGAAGTTGTTAATTTAGTAATAGAAATTCGTAAGGGCGAAAAAAATAAATATGAATATGACAAAGAAACTGGCCGGCTTTTTCTAGACAGAGTAAATGGCACAGCCCTGGGCTATCCTACTGATTATGGCTTCGTGCCAAACACTCTTTGTGATGATGGCGACCCACTAGACGGCTTACTAATAATAGATGAGTCTGTACCACACGGCACCGTCGTGCCAGCCAGGCCTATTGGCGTTTTGTACATGATAGATGACGGCGAAGGTGACGAAAAGCTTATTTGTGTTGCGGCTGATGATGTCAGCAAAGACCACATCAAAGACCTAAGTGATCTAGGCGAAAACTTTCCAAAAGTAATAGAGCATTTTTATACTCACTACAAAGACTGGAAAAACAACTGGAGTGGGGTGAGCGTGAGCTTTAACGGCTGGGGAGACGCCCAGGCTGCCAAAAAAGTAATTGCCGAAAGTATTGCTAGCGCCAAAAAAAGTGGCTAA